A stretch of the Xiphias gladius isolate SHS-SW01 ecotype Sanya breed wild chromosome 21, ASM1685928v1, whole genome shotgun sequence genome encodes the following:
- the LOC120783208 gene encoding G-protein coupled receptor 22, which translates to METEGYRDLLETSDGQGVGLLDGGGEVGVEEGWSTPYPLGFQVSLTTVLLLELVLGFSSNLTVLVLYCAQSNLVDSVSNLVTVNLHVLDILVCVLCLPLTVAVILLPANGSGVGSLATLCCFHEACVTFTSVATAVNVLVISLDRYDISVRPASRLLTPRRAGLLLAAVWAVSLAVFFLPFLEGDFFSTMAEGGEDEEPKRHNNDSEITAGLTPTFSTLSPSLLASTHPSSASHHLPPVWQNRTLLCVGGQGYYTGLAMYYHLLLQVPCFFIAVAVMLFTYSRILQALNIRIGSHMMRGTRVKDSTCRIRCRRQRRKDLSLPTEVMSSNQNQNLTHPPLIPSPTPTPTSPPPISSMPQGMSDSGATITTVSTAATTPIATTPATPASPTPASVSASTQTHATSPLPASSVGVQASVSAIIALRRAVRRHRDRRERQRRVLKMSLIIISTFLGCWAPLSAVNVLILCLGPSDSLVRLRLCFLAMAYGTTIFHPLLYAFTRQKLRRALKTRVKKRVVSLLQVDPALSGGTVIHNSWVEGGGQRKSRKPRVEASDGTDRCLTEAVRE; encoded by the coding sequence ATGGAGACCGAAGGCTATCGTGACCTCCTGGAGACCAGCGACGGTCAGGGGGTAGGCCTGCTGGATGGAGGGGGCGAGGTGGGTGTGGAGGAGGGCTGGAGCACACCCTACCCTCTGGGCTTCCAGGTGTCTTTGACCACTGTGCTGTTGCTGGAGCTGGTGTTGGGCTTCAGCAGCAACCTGACCGTACTTGTGCTCTACTGTGCTCAGTCCAACCTGGTGGATTCAGTCAGCAACCTAGTCACAGTCAACCTCCATGTGCTGGACATACTGGTCTGTGTGCTGTGTCTGCCACTGACTGTGGCTGTGATCCTGCTACCAGCTAATGGAAGTGGAGTTGGCAGCCTGGCCACGCTGTGCTGCTTTCATGAGGCGTGTGTCACGTTCACCAGTGTGGCCACAGCGGTGAATGTACTGGTGATCAGTTTGGACCGATACGACATCTCGGTGCGTCCAGCCAGTCGTCTGCTGACCCCCAGGCGTGCTGGACTGCTCTTGGCAGCAGTGTGGGCTGTGTCTCTGGCTGTCTTCTTCCTGCCCTTCCTTGAGGGGGACTTCTTCTCTACGATGGCTGAGGGTGGTGAGGATGAGGAGCCCAAAAGGCATAACAATGACTCTGAGATCACTGCTGGACTGACCCCCACTTTTTCCACCCTTTCTCCATCCTTATTAGCCTCCACTCACCCCTCCTCCGCTTCTCACCACCTGCCTCCTGTATGGCAGAACAGGACACTGCTGTGTGTCGGAGGGCAGGGGTATTACACAGGCCTGGCTATGTATTACCACTTGTTACTCCAAGTTCCCTGCTTCTTCATTGCTGTGGCCGTCATGTTGTTCACCTACTCCAGGATTCTACAGGCCCTCAACATCCGCATTGGCTCCCATATGATGAGGGGTACACGTGTGAAAGACTCCACCTGCAGGATACGCTGCAGGAGGCAAAGGAGGAAGGACCTGAGTCTGCCCACGGAGGTTATGTCCTctaaccagaaccagaacctcACCCATCCTCCCCTCATCCCCTCTCCCACCCCTACACCAACATCACCCCCACCAATCTCCTCCATGCCTCAAGGGATGTCCGACAGTGGAGCAACCATCACTACTGTCAGTACTGCTGCCACCACCCCAATTGCGACCACACCAGCCACCCCCGCTTCTCCAACCCCAGCTTCAGTTTCAGCCTCAACACAGACTCACGCCACCTCACCACTGCCTGCCTCCTCAGTGGGTGTCCAGGCCTCAGTTTCTGCCATCATCGCCTTGAGGCGTGCAGTCCGCAGACACAGGGACCGCCGAGAACGTCAGCGTCGCGTCCTAAAAATGTCCCTTATCATCATATCCACCTTCCTGGGCTGCTGGGCCCCTCTGTCTGCAGTCAATGTTCTGATCCTGTGTCTGGGTCCCAGCGACAGCCTGGTGCGGCTCCGCCTCTGCTTCTTAGCAATGGCTTATGGAACCACTATCTTTCATCCTCTGCTCTATGCTTTCACCCGGCAGAAGCTGCGCCGTGCACTCAAAACACGGGTCAAGAAAAGGGTAGTGTCCCTTCTGCAGGTGGACCCGGCTCTCAGCGGGGGGACAGTTATTCATAACTCCTGGGTGGAAGGGGGAGGCCAAAGGAAGAGTCGCAAGCCACGGGTGGAGGCCAGTGATGGCACTGATCGATGCCTCACAGAGGCAGTGAGGGAATAA